A region from the Aphis gossypii isolate Hap1 chromosome 1, ASM2018417v2, whole genome shotgun sequence genome encodes:
- the LOC114132480 gene encoding uncharacterized protein LOC114132480 isoform X2, whose translation MMNSKHNNDVECPTCRGLGKVPSNGDVIEFESKAFVHVGDQTNTNIASDFNNLKLLTEMDTIIGCVTDLLPEKAPLDNPKEVIKSVQTRLKNTNSEEHIRAISDAVQVARNHQKLLKPHINLINQKIVQFLNSQRIVYVRLACQSAGELFRTMRCTDRPLFDNIVTGLMNRTADKNQNIRIDANWALDKMVISIPPLYSITSIANCSQHKNPAIKIAKLRLMHCITVIADPIKILSGTTGLKKARQLILKTCIATIEDPNAEIRFLSKKLMQLLKSTCYESFCSSLVQDISWDELKIAEKNLNMEDLADILKKHIK comes from the exons atgatg aaTTCTAAACACAATAACGATGTTGAATGCCCTACGTGCAGAGGTCTAGGAAAAGTTCCTTCAAATGGTGATGTAAtcgaattt gAATCTAAGGCATTTGTACACGTTGGAGACcaaacaaatacaaacataGCATCTGATTTCaacaattt GAAATTATTAACAGAAATGGATACAATTATTGGATGTGTAACAGACTTATTACCAGAAAAAGCACCACTTGATAATCCAAAAGAAGTTATCAAATCAGTACAAACTCGtttgaaaaatactaattc AGAAGAACACATTAGAGCAATTTCTGATGCTGTGCAGGTAGCACGTAATCatcaaaagttattaaaaccaCATATAAACttgattaatcaaaaaattgtcCAATTTCTCAATAGCCAAAGAATTGTATATGTCCGATTAGCGTGTCAATCAGCTGGTGAGCTTTTTAGAACAATGCGGTGTACAGATCGACCA ttatttGATAACATTGTTACTGGACTTATGAACCGTACAGcagataaaaatcaaaatatccgCATTGATGCGAATTGGGCACTTGATAAAATGGTGATAAGCATCCCACCGTTATATTCAATAACTTCAATAGCCAACTGTAGTCAACACAAAAATCCAGCTATTAAAATAGCAAAGTTGCGATTGATGCATTGTATTACAGTAATTGCAGatccaattaaaatattaagcggAACAACCGGATTAAAAAAAGCTAGACAATTAATTCTTAAAACTTGTATAGCTACAATAGAAGATCCCAATGCAgaaattag gtttcTGTCAAAAAAGCTCATGcaacttttaaaaagtacttGTTATGAAAGTTTTTGCTCTTCATTAGTTCAAGATATTAGTTgggatgaattaaaaattgctgaaaag aacTTAAATATGGAAGATTTAGCTGATATATTGAAGAAACATATTAAATGA
- the LOC114132480 gene encoding uncharacterized protein LOC114132480 isoform X5, whose protein sequence is MESKAFVHVGDQTNTNIASDFNNLKLLTEMDTIIGCVTDLLPEKAPLDNPKEVIKSVQTRLKNTNSEEHIRAISDAVQVARNHQKLLKPHINLINQKIVQFLNSQRIVYVRLACQSAGELFRTMRCTDRPLFDNIVTGLMNRTADKNQNIRIDANWALDKMVISIPPLYSITSIANCSQHKNPAIKIAKLRLMHCITVIADPIKILSGTTGLKKARQLILKTCIATIEDPNAEIRFLSKKLMQLLKSTCYESFCSSLVQDISWDELKIAEKNLNMEDLADILKKHIK, encoded by the exons ATG gAATCTAAGGCATTTGTACACGTTGGAGACcaaacaaatacaaacataGCATCTGATTTCaacaattt GAAATTATTAACAGAAATGGATACAATTATTGGATGTGTAACAGACTTATTACCAGAAAAAGCACCACTTGATAATCCAAAAGAAGTTATCAAATCAGTACAAACTCGtttgaaaaatactaattc AGAAGAACACATTAGAGCAATTTCTGATGCTGTGCAGGTAGCACGTAATCatcaaaagttattaaaaccaCATATAAACttgattaatcaaaaaattgtcCAATTTCTCAATAGCCAAAGAATTGTATATGTCCGATTAGCGTGTCAATCAGCTGGTGAGCTTTTTAGAACAATGCGGTGTACAGATCGACCA ttatttGATAACATTGTTACTGGACTTATGAACCGTACAGcagataaaaatcaaaatatccgCATTGATGCGAATTGGGCACTTGATAAAATGGTGATAAGCATCCCACCGTTATATTCAATAACTTCAATAGCCAACTGTAGTCAACACAAAAATCCAGCTATTAAAATAGCAAAGTTGCGATTGATGCATTGTATTACAGTAATTGCAGatccaattaaaatattaagcggAACAACCGGATTAAAAAAAGCTAGACAATTAATTCTTAAAACTTGTATAGCTACAATAGAAGATCCCAATGCAgaaattag gtttcTGTCAAAAAAGCTCATGcaacttttaaaaagtacttGTTATGAAAGTTTTTGCTCTTCATTAGTTCAAGATATTAGTTgggatgaattaaaaattgctgaaaag aacTTAAATATGGAAGATTTAGCTGATATATTGAAGAAACATATTAAATGA
- the LOC114132480 gene encoding uncharacterized protein LOC114132480 isoform X1 translates to MMNSKHNNDVECPTCRGLGKVPSNDPILHQIEQHENYTFVESKAFVHVGDQTNTNIASDFNNLKLLTEMDTIIGCVTDLLPEKAPLDNPKEVIKSVQTRLKNTNSEEHIRAISDAVQVARNHQKLLKPHINLINQKIVQFLNSQRIVYVRLACQSAGELFRTMRCTDRPLFDNIVTGLMNRTADKNQNIRIDANWALDKMVISIPPLYSITSIANCSQHKNPAIKIAKLRLMHCITVIADPIKILSGTTGLKKARQLILKTCIATIEDPNAEIRFLSKKLMQLLKSTCYESFCSSLVQDISWDELKIAEKNLNMEDLADILKKHIK, encoded by the exons atgatg aaTTCTAAACACAATAACGATGTTGAATGCCCTACGTGCAGAGGTCTAGGAAAAGTTCCTTCAAATG ATCCAATTCTGCATCAAATTGAACAACACGAAAACTATACGtttgta gAATCTAAGGCATTTGTACACGTTGGAGACcaaacaaatacaaacataGCATCTGATTTCaacaattt GAAATTATTAACAGAAATGGATACAATTATTGGATGTGTAACAGACTTATTACCAGAAAAAGCACCACTTGATAATCCAAAAGAAGTTATCAAATCAGTACAAACTCGtttgaaaaatactaattc AGAAGAACACATTAGAGCAATTTCTGATGCTGTGCAGGTAGCACGTAATCatcaaaagttattaaaaccaCATATAAACttgattaatcaaaaaattgtcCAATTTCTCAATAGCCAAAGAATTGTATATGTCCGATTAGCGTGTCAATCAGCTGGTGAGCTTTTTAGAACAATGCGGTGTACAGATCGACCA ttatttGATAACATTGTTACTGGACTTATGAACCGTACAGcagataaaaatcaaaatatccgCATTGATGCGAATTGGGCACTTGATAAAATGGTGATAAGCATCCCACCGTTATATTCAATAACTTCAATAGCCAACTGTAGTCAACACAAAAATCCAGCTATTAAAATAGCAAAGTTGCGATTGATGCATTGTATTACAGTAATTGCAGatccaattaaaatattaagcggAACAACCGGATTAAAAAAAGCTAGACAATTAATTCTTAAAACTTGTATAGCTACAATAGAAGATCCCAATGCAgaaattag gtttcTGTCAAAAAAGCTCATGcaacttttaaaaagtacttGTTATGAAAGTTTTTGCTCTTCATTAGTTCAAGATATTAGTTgggatgaattaaaaattgctgaaaag aacTTAAATATGGAAGATTTAGCTGATATATTGAAGAAACATATTAAATGA
- the LOC114132480 gene encoding uncharacterized protein LOC114132480 isoform X4: MALFHYYSTKPSETLNPNKLSCCNLTLSWKLLTEMDTIIGCVTDLLPEKAPLDNPKEVIKSVQTRLKNTNSEEHIRAISDAVQVARNHQKLLKPHINLINQKIVQFLNSQRIVYVRLACQSAGELFRTMRCTDRPLFDNIVTGLMNRTADKNQNIRIDANWALDKMVISIPPLYSITSIANCSQHKNPAIKIAKLRLMHCITVIADPIKILSGTTGLKKARQLILKTCIATIEDPNAEIRFLSKKLMQLLKSTCYESFCSSLVQDISWDELKIAEKNLNMEDLADILKKHIK, from the exons ATGGCACTATTTCACTACTATAGTACTAAACCGTCTGAAACTCTGAACCCAAACAAACTCAGCTGTTGTAATTTAACGCTGAGCtg GAAATTATTAACAGAAATGGATACAATTATTGGATGTGTAACAGACTTATTACCAGAAAAAGCACCACTTGATAATCCAAAAGAAGTTATCAAATCAGTACAAACTCGtttgaaaaatactaattc AGAAGAACACATTAGAGCAATTTCTGATGCTGTGCAGGTAGCACGTAATCatcaaaagttattaaaaccaCATATAAACttgattaatcaaaaaattgtcCAATTTCTCAATAGCCAAAGAATTGTATATGTCCGATTAGCGTGTCAATCAGCTGGTGAGCTTTTTAGAACAATGCGGTGTACAGATCGACCA ttatttGATAACATTGTTACTGGACTTATGAACCGTACAGcagataaaaatcaaaatatccgCATTGATGCGAATTGGGCACTTGATAAAATGGTGATAAGCATCCCACCGTTATATTCAATAACTTCAATAGCCAACTGTAGTCAACACAAAAATCCAGCTATTAAAATAGCAAAGTTGCGATTGATGCATTGTATTACAGTAATTGCAGatccaattaaaatattaagcggAACAACCGGATTAAAAAAAGCTAGACAATTAATTCTTAAAACTTGTATAGCTACAATAGAAGATCCCAATGCAgaaattag gtttcTGTCAAAAAAGCTCATGcaacttttaaaaagtacttGTTATGAAAGTTTTTGCTCTTCATTAGTTCAAGATATTAGTTgggatgaattaaaaattgctgaaaag aacTTAAATATGGAAGATTTAGCTGATATATTGAAGAAACATATTAAATGA
- the LOC114132480 gene encoding uncharacterized protein LOC114132480 isoform X3 produces MMNSKHNNDVECPTCRGLGKVPSNGDESKAFVHVGDQTNTNIASDFNNLKLLTEMDTIIGCVTDLLPEKAPLDNPKEVIKSVQTRLKNTNSEEHIRAISDAVQVARNHQKLLKPHINLINQKIVQFLNSQRIVYVRLACQSAGELFRTMRCTDRPLFDNIVTGLMNRTADKNQNIRIDANWALDKMVISIPPLYSITSIANCSQHKNPAIKIAKLRLMHCITVIADPIKILSGTTGLKKARQLILKTCIATIEDPNAEIRFLSKKLMQLLKSTCYESFCSSLVQDISWDELKIAEKNLNMEDLADILKKHIK; encoded by the exons atgatg aaTTCTAAACACAATAACGATGTTGAATGCCCTACGTGCAGAGGTCTAGGAAAAGTTCCTTCAAATGGTGAT gAATCTAAGGCATTTGTACACGTTGGAGACcaaacaaatacaaacataGCATCTGATTTCaacaattt GAAATTATTAACAGAAATGGATACAATTATTGGATGTGTAACAGACTTATTACCAGAAAAAGCACCACTTGATAATCCAAAAGAAGTTATCAAATCAGTACAAACTCGtttgaaaaatactaattc AGAAGAACACATTAGAGCAATTTCTGATGCTGTGCAGGTAGCACGTAATCatcaaaagttattaaaaccaCATATAAACttgattaatcaaaaaattgtcCAATTTCTCAATAGCCAAAGAATTGTATATGTCCGATTAGCGTGTCAATCAGCTGGTGAGCTTTTTAGAACAATGCGGTGTACAGATCGACCA ttatttGATAACATTGTTACTGGACTTATGAACCGTACAGcagataaaaatcaaaatatccgCATTGATGCGAATTGGGCACTTGATAAAATGGTGATAAGCATCCCACCGTTATATTCAATAACTTCAATAGCCAACTGTAGTCAACACAAAAATCCAGCTATTAAAATAGCAAAGTTGCGATTGATGCATTGTATTACAGTAATTGCAGatccaattaaaatattaagcggAACAACCGGATTAAAAAAAGCTAGACAATTAATTCTTAAAACTTGTATAGCTACAATAGAAGATCCCAATGCAgaaattag gtttcTGTCAAAAAAGCTCATGcaacttttaaaaagtacttGTTATGAAAGTTTTTGCTCTTCATTAGTTCAAGATATTAGTTgggatgaattaaaaattgctgaaaag aacTTAAATATGGAAGATTTAGCTGATATATTGAAGAAACATATTAAATGA